Proteins found in one Helicobacter sp. NHP19-003 genomic segment:
- a CDS encoding urease accessory protein UreF, which translates to MHTDFLLLQINDAVFPIGSYTHSFGLETYIQHKEVFDKESALEYLKANLGTQFLYSDLLSLKLSYQHALKGLENQDPHLGHILDIEEKVCLATPPLELRSANQKLGNRFLKTILQLDLPFVRFFRAYAKAATTPTHATSYGVFCACMGISLDTALKHYLYAQSSNMTINCVKTIPLAQNDGQRILLALQETFSDLLATLEGLEESHLCAASVQNDIKAMQHEQLYSRLYMS; encoded by the coding sequence ATGCACACCGACTTTTTACTGCTCCAAATCAACGATGCCGTGTTTCCCATTGGCTCTTACACCCATTCCTTTGGGCTAGAAACCTATATCCAGCACAAAGAAGTGTTTGACAAAGAGAGCGCGCTAGAGTATTTAAAAGCCAATCTAGGCACGCAGTTTTTATACAGCGACCTGCTAAGCTTGAAACTGAGCTACCAGCACGCCTTAAAAGGGCTAGAGAATCAAGACCCCCACTTGGGGCATATTTTAGACATTGAAGAAAAGGTTTGCCTAGCTACCCCCCCACTAGAGTTAAGAAGTGCGAACCAAAAGCTGGGTAATCGCTTTTTAAAAACGATTTTGCAATTAGACCTGCCCTTTGTGCGCTTCTTTAGAGCCTACGCCAAAGCAGCCACCACGCCCACACATGCCACAAGCTATGGGGTGTTTTGTGCGTGTATGGGTATTAGTTTAGACACCGCCTTAAAGCACTACCTTTACGCCCAAAGCTCCAATATGACGATCAACTGCGTCAAAACCATCCCCCTCGCCCAAAATGACGGGCAAAGGATTTTACTCGCCTTGCAAGAAACTTTTAGCGACCTGCTCGCCACTTTAGAGGGCTTGGAGGAAAGCCATTTATGTGCGGCAAGTGTCCAAAACGACATCAAGGCGATGCAACACGAGCAACTTTACTCCCGCTTGTATATGTCTTAA
- the ureG gene encoding urease accessory protein UreG, with product MVKIGVCGPVGSGKTALIEALTRAMSQNYSIGVITNDIYTKEDAEFLCKNSVMPRERIIGVETGGCPHTAIREDASMNLEAVEEMHNRFPDIELMFIESGGDNLSTTFNPELADFTIFVIDVAEGDKIPRKGGPGITRSDLLIINKIDLAPHVGADLGVMERDSKKMRGDKPFLFTNIRSKDGLDQVISWIQKYALLED from the coding sequence ATGGTAAAAATCGGTGTTTGTGGCCCTGTGGGCAGTGGAAAAACGGCTTTGATCGAAGCCCTGACAAGGGCAATGAGCCAGAATTACAGCATAGGTGTGATCACCAACGACATTTACACCAAAGAAGATGCCGAGTTTTTGTGTAAAAACTCTGTGATGCCCCGTGAAAGAATTATCGGGGTGGAAACGGGGGGTTGTCCGCACACCGCTATTCGCGAGGATGCATCCATGAACCTAGAAGCGGTGGAAGAAATGCATAATCGTTTCCCCGACATTGAATTGATGTTTATTGAGAGTGGGGGGGACAACCTCTCCACCACCTTTAACCCCGAGCTTGCCGATTTTACGATCTTTGTGATCGATGTGGCTGAAGGGGATAAAATCCCCAGAAAAGGCGGACCGGGCATCACCCGCTCTGATCTACTCATCATCAACAAAATTGACCTAGCCCCCCATGTCGGAGCGGATTTAGGCGTGATGGAGCGCGACTCTAAAAAAATGCGTGGGGACAAACCCTTTTTATTCACCAACATTAGAAGCAAGGACGGCTTAGATCAGGTGATCTCTTGGATTCAAAAATACGCCTTGTTAGAAGATTAA